The following proteins come from a genomic window of Gossypium raimondii isolate GPD5lz chromosome 5, ASM2569854v1, whole genome shotgun sequence:
- the LOC105766170 gene encoding 26S proteasome non-ATPase regulatory subunit 1 homolog A yields the protein MATAAATMVSSAGGLLAMLNESHPQLKFHAVTNLISFVDQFWPEISTSIPIIESLYEDEEFGQHQRQLAALLVSKVFYYLGELNDSLSYALGAGPLFDISEDSDYVHTLLAKAIDEYASLRSKAAESSDGAAEIDCRLEAIVERMLDKCIIDGKFQQGMGVAIDCRRLDKLEESIIRSDNVHATLAYSTHVSHSFIYRREYRREVLQLLVKLYQKLPSPDYLSTSQCLMFLDEPEGVANILEKLLRSDNKEDALLAFQVAFDLVENEHQAFLLNVRDRLPAPKSLPSESLQPESSDPAPIQNENSTAAEDVQMIDGSSASMTDVLEADPKEVMYAERLTKIKGILSGETSIQLTLQFLYSHNKSDLLILKTIKQSVEMRNSVCHSATIYANAIMHAGTTVDTFLRDNLDWLSRATNWAKFSATAGLGVIHRGHLQQGRSLMAPYLPQGGAGGGGSPYSEGGALYALGLIHANHGEGIKQFLRDSLRNTNVEVIQHGACLGLGLAALGTADEDIYDEVKTVLYTDSAVASEAAGISMGLLMVGTASEKASDMLAYAHETQHEKIIRGLALGIALTVYGREEEADTLIEQMTQDQDPILRYGGMYALALAYRGTANNKAIRQLLHFAVSDVSDDVRRTAVLALGFVLYSEPAQTPRIVSLLSESYNPHVRYGAALAVGISCAGTGLSEAISLLEPLTLDAVDFVRQGALIAMAMVMVQINEASDSRVGTFRRQLEKIIRDKHEDTMSKMGAILASGILDAGGRNVTIRLLSKTKHDKVTAIVGLAVFSQFWYWYPLIYFVSLSFSPTAFIGLNYDLKVPRFEFLSHAKPFLFEYPKPTTAPTTTSAVKLPTAVLSTSAKAKARAKKEAEQKANAEKSSGLESSSSSLNTGKGKPSSEKDGEVMQVDSLPEKKAEPEPEPTFEILTNPARVVPAQEKFIKFLEDNRYVPVKSAPSGFVLLKDLRPNEPEVLSLTDAPASVASPTTGRPAVGQQSSSSAMAVDDEPQVPQPFEYTS from the exons ATGGCAACGGCAGCGGCGACGATGGTCAGCTCCGCTGGAGGTTTATTAGCGATGCTTAATGAGAGCCATCCACAATTGAAGTTCCATGCTGTCACTAATCTAATCAGTTTCGTTGATCAATTTTGGCCAGAGATCTCCACCAGCATTCCTATTAT AGAAAGCTTATATGAAGATGAAGAATTTGGCCAGCATCAGAGACAACTTGCTGCGCTACTTGTCTCAAAG GTCTTTTATTACTTGGGGGAACTCAATGATTCGTTGTCTTATGCTCTTGGAGCTGGCCCCCTTTTCGATATTTCTGAGGATTCTGATTATGTTCACACTCTCCTTG CCAAGGCAATAGATGAGTATGCTAGCCTTCGGTCAAAGGCAGCAGAGTCTAGTGATGGAGCAGCGGAGATTGACTGTAGGTTGGAGGCAATTGTAGAGAGAATGCTTGACAA GTGTATTATTGATGGAAAATTCCAACAAGGGATGGGAGTTGCAATCGACTGCCGGAGACTGGATAAACTTGAGGAATCAATAATAAGGAGTGATAATGTTCATGCCACTTTAGCATATTCCACTCATGTCTCTCATTCATTTATATATCGCCGAGAATACCGCCGAGAG GTGCTTCAGCTTCTTGTTAAATTGTACCAAAAATTGCCTTCTCCTGATTATTTGAGTACTTCTCAGTGTCTCATGTTCTTGGATGAACCTGAAGGTGTTGCCAATATATTGGAGAAACTTCTCCGCTCTGACAATAAGGAGGATGCTCTTTTGGCTTTCCAAGTTGCATTCGATCTTGTGGAGAATGAGCACCAGGCTTTTCTCTTAAATGTAAGAGATCGACTTCCCGCTCCCAAATCTCTGCCTTCAGAATCATTACAGCCAGAATCCAGTGACCCTGCTCctattcaaaatgaaaattctacTGCTGCAGAGGATGTTCAGATGATAGATGGTTCTTCTGCTTCTATGACGGATGTGCTTGAGGCTGATCCTAAAGAAGTTATGTATGCTGAGAGGCTGACAAAAATCAAAGGAATTTTGTCTGGAGAGACCTCAATACAGTTGACTTTACAGTTCTTGTACAGTCATAACAA ATCGGATCTATTAATTTTGAAGACCATAAAACAATCTGTTGAAATGAGGAATAGCGTTTGTCACAGTGCTACAATCTATGCAAATGCTATAATGCATGCTGGAACAACTGTGGATACATTCCTGAGGGACAATCTG GACTGGCTGAGTAGGGCTACAAATTGGGCCAAATTCAGTGCAACAGCTGGGCTTGGTGTTATTCACAGAGGACATCTGCAGCAGGGGAGGTCTCTGATGGCTCCATACCTACCCCAAGGTGGGGCTGGTGGTGGTGGGAGTCCATACTCTGAAGGTGGTGCACTGTATGCTTTGGGTCTCATTCATGCCAACCATGGTGAAGGCATTAAGCAATTCCTTCGTGATAGCCTACGAAACACTAATGTTGAG GTTATCCAACATGGTGCATGCTTAGGTCTTGGTTTGGCAGCTCTGGGAACTGCTGATGAAGATATCTATGATGAAGTCAAAACTGTGCTTTATACCGACAGTGCTGTTGCCAGTGAAGCTGCTGGCATCAGTATGGGTTTGCTTATGGTTGGAACTGCAAGTGAGAAAGCAAGCGACATGCTTGCTTATGCACACGAGACACAACATGAGAAAATTATTAG GGGTTTAGCTTTAGGGATAGCTCTTACAGTTTATGGAAGGGAAGAAGAAGCAGATACATTAATTGAGCAGATGACTCAGGATCAAGATCCTATACTACGGTATGGTGGCATGTATGCATTAGCATTGGCCTATAGGGGAACCGCAAACAACAAGGCTATTCGTCAGCTGCTGCACTTTGCTGTATCGGATGTGAGTGATGATGTAAGGAGAACTGCTGTTTTAGCGCTGGGGTTTGTCCTATATTCTGAGCCAGCGCAG ACTCCTCGAATTGTGTCTTTACTATCTGAGTCTTACAACCCACATGTTCGATATGGTGCGGCACTTGCAGTGGGCATATCATGTGCTGGCACAGGATTGAGTGAAGCCATATCATTGCTAGAACCCTTAACTTTGGATGCTGTTGATTTTGTTCGTCAAGGTGCCCTCATTGCAATGGCCATGGTCATGGTCCAGATCAATGAAGCAAGTGATTCACGTGTTGGAACATTCAG GCGACAACTGGAAAAGATAATACGTGATAAGCATGAAGATACAATGAGCAAGATGGGAGCAATCTTGGCCTCTGGGATCCTTGATGCTGGTGGGAGGAATGTGACCATAAGATTGCTTTCCAAGACAAAGCATGACAAAGTCACCGCCATTGTTGGTCTTGCGGTTTTCAGCCAATTTTGGTATTGGTATCCTCTCATCTATTTTGTGAGCTTGTCGTTCTCACCCACAGCTTTTATTGGACTGAACTATGACCTGAAGGTTCCAAGATTTGAGTTCTTATCCCATgcaaaaccttttctttttgagtATCCTAAACCAACTACTGCTCCTACCACTACATCAGCTGTTAAACTTCCAACCGCTGTCCTGTCAACTTCAGCAAAGGCTAAAGCTAGGGCAAAGAAAGAGGCAGAACAAAAGGCTAATGCTGAAAAATCATCTGGGCTGGAGTCCTCATCCTCTTCTCTGAATACCGGAAAAGGGAAACCATCTAGTGAGAAGGATGGGGAAGTTATGCAG GTTGATAGCCTTCCAGAGAAGAAAGCAGAGCCGGAGCCAGAGCCGACATTTGAGATTTTGACCAATCCAGCCAGAGTGGTTCCTGCTCAAGAGAAGTTCATCAAGTTTCTAGAAGACAACCGATATGTGCCCGTGAAATCGGCACCATCCGGGTTTGTTCTTCTTAAAGACCTGCGCCCTAATGAACCCGAGGTGCTCTCTCTAACAGATGCACCTGCATCAGTAGCATCTCCAACCACTGGTCGACCAGCAGTAGGGCAACAGAGTTCTTCATCAGCTATGGCGGTTGATGATGAACCTCAGGTCCCGCAGCCTTTTGAGTACACATCCTGA